One Cucumis melo cultivar AY chromosome 8, USDA_Cmelo_AY_1.0, whole genome shotgun sequence genomic window, TGCATTCAAGCATCTTACCCCACATTTTGAATCACAAACACctttcaaaagaagaaaacgaaaagaaggaaaaagatcAAAACAATAAACCAGTTAATCGCTTGAACAAGGAGGAATGAATGAAAGGTTGTATATTCATTGCCAATAGTATTTATATATTAATGGTAAATCATTTATCTTACTTGGAGCATAGGTTGTAGAGGAATCGGCAGTGCCATACTGGAGGAAGAATGAGCTCAGAATAAATGAAAGAAGAACCAAAGTGACGGAAAGAGATTTCATCTTCTCCTTCTGCTTTAAGGTTAGTGTTCTACTGATATTTCAATAGTTTCTATCTGATATTTATAGACTtggtttgtgtgtgtgtgtgtgtgtggggggggggggggggggggggggggggggaggggggggggagGGAGGGATGAGAGGGATGAGAGAATTAGAAAAGGTGTTTAAAGAATGTTTTATTAATTGAAAAAGTGGGGTATGAATCAATAGAATGACCCATGAGGGGAAAGGCATGGCAAAATGCTTATAAGAATGGTTTACAGCCCCAACTAGAGTGTAAAGATGTATGGTTTAGGTATGTTTGGAGGCATGAGCTGTCTGCACTTCTTaagttttcttttgtttatatttCTTTGGAAGGACACCAACAACTTCTTTTTGTGTCCCTATGCATGGTATTGTATGGGGCTGGGAATAATGGAAATGTGTTGTTGATGTACTGTGTATTGTTCTGAACTTGGATTAGTTAGGAGGTTTCCTTTATAATTAAGGTCGCTTTAGATAATCTTTTGGTTTTTCGTTtcttgatttttgaaaattgtattTGTTTCCTCACAGTTTCATAAAATATGATTTTCATCTTTTCAAGTGAATCATTCAATTTCATGgttaaatttctaaaaaacaaCATCTTATTTTTTTTGCAAAACAAAGAAGGTGGATGCAgtgtttatatatttaatttagaaagaaagaaaaaaccatCAAATGAGGTTTTGAGTTAAAAAGTGGACAATGCTTAGCATGTTGTTAACTTTCAATGGGTCCATTTTCTACCTTAGCAACTCATTTAGGGTTGGGATCGTTGTGTTAAATTATGTGGAGTGGGTAGgtctcttttaaaaaaatatttatttaggAATCTTCATTACAAAATCTATTAAAGGACAAAGTTAGTTTATGAATTGGGATCTAGCTATTTAGTTATTAAACTTTTGCAACTacctttaaaatatttatttagttaCGAACTTTAAGAGTTAAAAATTTAAGAACATactaaacacaaaattaaaaaggtaAGGTTTCATGGGACgtaaaaattcaattttatatttaataaattaagaaatttaaaCTTGTTAGGAACTCATTTGAAATCTTTCGAAAAAAAATTGGAAGTTAAGGAATTTGTCAAACATTTCTAAGTTTATAGATTAAATAAATACAAACTTCAAAATTAAGAGACTCAACTTGTAATTAACCTTAAAAGATATTCTCAAACTCGAATATCAGATTATATAAAGAGAATGAAAAGTGGGAGATGAAAACTGTGTATTGCCTTTGTAACTTTTTCTTCCCTCTCCTTGATCTTTAAATTAAGTAAATATAGAATGGGAGTTAGCCGATTATCATATTtttgttcttcatttctatTGAGTGGGGAAGGATGTGAATGAAACTATATACATCTACATATAAGATTCTgttactttatattatatcatcaAATCTGAAATTAAATTGATTGTGATGATCTATGAAGATTATTAGTAAAAGAGCTATATAACTAACTGGGAAGGTAGATTAGATTAGATGGGAGGGGTGTACTTTTttgtactatatatatattctgGATAATTATTTAATCCAGGTTTAAGATTCCATCTTTATTTGTGGGTTTAATTTAATTGGCTAAGATATTAGCAACGTCTTTTAAAAGTATTATTTCCAATTTTTACTTATTATATATctgaaattaaagaaaaagtgGGGGTTGAGATTAGTTTTGATAGTTGGTGCTTTTAGGTggagcatttttttttaaatgcttTTTAGAAGAAGCTCAATGGAAGTGTTTGTTCTTAGTAGACACTTTGAGCCTTCTAAAATGCTCTAAcgtattatttatttttccagAAAGAAATTTAAAACTTCTGGACTAATAGATAAACTCACAATGTGtgtctttatttattttaataataattttagcAAACCAAAATTTTTTGATACTTCTGAAAATAACTCATTTCATTTTTAATTGATTGATATTTGTGTTTTGAATACGTCAAAAGTTTTATATTAACTAGATTATAATGTAGATCATTGATGCAATaagcaaaaaaatatttttattggCACAAAACATTTTAGGTCATGTCGAAGGAGATGtccaaaatgaaaaatattgtGTCGTGTTGAAGGAGATGTCTTTAATAAAATGTATTAGTGTCGTTGAATACTTAAGTGCCAAACCAGGTGGTTGTGGGCCTTATAACATATTTTTTTGGGGAGATTCTATGGTTGAACTTTACTAAACTAAGGGGCCACTCTTGAAAAGTAAAGTTTGCCTAAATAAGTTTATTGAACTGTTTAAGCTATATCAATCTAGCGATGTACTCTAGAATGATGAGAGTTAATTTGGATAGGATCAAAGTTCAAGAGGTTAATAAAGGACAAAGTGGATGAAGGACATGTGTCATATTTGGCATGAAGTTGCCATTGTGGAGATATAAAGAGTTTGTTGTTCTTAACGATAAACAACCTAAGAATCTCTTCGGTATATTTCAAATCAAACTTGATGTGAACGAGTTTAGCTGGTTGATCATTCAAAACaacatgaatttattttaaGTGAGAATTATACTgaagttgaaggttagagagcAATTGGATTCTTTCCTTAGTAGGCAAGTTGGAAACCTCTTTTATTACATCATATCTTTTGTTTATTTGTGTTGCCTTGCTTTGGTTCTAGGAATATCTTATTCTCAACTCATAAAAAAAGGTCAGAAAAGCATGGCCCAAACACCACTCctaattttcttctttcttttaaagttaaaGTTGCAGATGGATTTTTCACTTACAATTtacatattttaatttctaaCACTTAATTATATGTCAGTTTCTAATACTGAATTTTGACATTTACGATTAATTCAATCATTATGATCGATCGAAAAAGCAGCAATTCTATTAAATGAGATTTTTAGTACGAATTTGAGCTTTCAATTTGTGAAGAGTACATGTCAAGCATGAAGAGCTATCACATAAGTTCATGTAACAAATGAAATTAATAAACCCTAAATATAAGAAGACACGCATgttcaaaattataaatgaattaTACGAATACAAATAATGTTAGCTACCGCCACAACTGCCACCACCGacatgaattttaatttttttggttatTCCAAACCAACAAATATATTTCAAGATTCGCACCACCAAACATCGTATCCTTCAATCCCCATATTGAATAAAACAGTCCCTTTCACTCTtaaatattagaaatataaaaataataaaataaataaaaatctcATTTCACTCATCCTGTCGGTGGACTACTATtacaattatttcttttattaaaaaaaaaaaaacaacaacaatatttTAGTCATATTTTTCATCAGATGTCTTCAATCAAAGAAGATGGCTTGAAATTGAAAAGCAGTAATCCACGTGATTTTCgctaaattttgtttttctgaCCTAACGCAAGATCTCCGTACATGTTGAGTTCGAGTGTTCTAACCCTTTGATGAAGAGTTCGAGTGTGGTAATTATTGATAAAATAACTATCGTAAACTCAAATTTAGAAACTTAATGTAATGATTAAGTAGGACACGGTATTATTTGATGGAAGTAAAAAGTAAATTGACAAAAATGTAGTGGAACAGAAATGAAGGAGAATTAAATAATTTACCTAACACAAAAGGATCCAAATGTAATAAAAGATCTTTCCCCACTCTCATGTCCTCCACAGAAAGAATTACAACAAATCATATACTCCGATCCAAAATGTTCATCATCACATCAAAGCAAATACCCAACAAAGTGCTCAAATTTCTAAAACAAATTTCATCGAATCAATTCAATCAATAAAGCACCTCTTATGATACGGAGTACACAATGGGGGAAAATTTTTaaccaaaaataaataaaagagattaaatataaataaatgaagCACGatcaaatctctctctctctctctctaaaagATAATGCTAACGGCGACGGCAGCCCATCCCAAAGCCAAA contains:
- the LOC103484820 gene encoding peamaclein-like; this encodes MKSLSVTLVLLSFILSSFFLQYGTADSSTTYAPSVCDSKCGVRCLNAGVKDRCLKYCGLCCQQCKCVPSGTYGNKSECPCYRDKLNSKGKSKCP